A DNA window from Brassica napus cultivar Da-Ae chromosome C1, Da-Ae, whole genome shotgun sequence contains the following coding sequences:
- the LOC111212048 gene encoding LRR receptor-like serine/threonine-protein kinase IOS1, translating to MATASVPTDPDAHMNISLTGLHQTSRFYVCLHFSEIQELGPNDTREFKVMYNGRLIIDPFKPISFYTSSFIGDELGPNANGQCTFSLQKTASSTLPPLLNAMEVYMVNSLSQNETDTKEVDTMINIKLSCGISKVDWQGDPCVPRDYMWSGVNCSYIDSEQPKIISLNLTTHGLTGEIQESISNLSTLQVLDFSNNSLIGPVPEFLAHMTSLKVINLSSNLLYGSIPTSLLDKVQRGLVSLSIEGNPGICSSASCATTNKKKTKTKTMVIASVAASIFLILVIFLVILKRRAKLGRYPNSDDDDNNLQQCNNQSSFSEMANNMFTYEDLAQATDNFSNVNLIGQGGFGYVHKGVLPDGTEVAIKQLKAGRRQGERKFRVEI from the exons ATGGCCACGGCCTCTGTTCCAACAGACCCCGACGCTCATATGAACATTTCGCTAACCGGTTTGCACCAGACATCACGGTTCTACGTCTGCCTACACTTCTCAGAGATCCAAGAGCTCGGTCCCAATGACACCAGAGAGTTTAAGGTGATGTACAACGGAAGGCTCATCATAGATCCCTTTAAGCCAATAAGTTTCTATACTAGTTCCTTTATCGGAGATGAACTCGGTCCGAACGCAAATGGACAGTGCACATTTTCGCTTCAAAAGACTGCGAGTTCCACACTGCCTCCTCTGCTCAACGCCATGGAGGTTTACATGGTGAACTCGTTATCGCAGAATGAAACCGATACAAAAGAag TTGATACGATGATAAACATCAAGTTGAGTTGCGGCATCAGTAAGGTTGACTGGCAAGGAGATCCATGCGTACCGCGGGATTACATGTGGTCTGGTGTTAACTGCAGTTACATTGACAGTGAGCAACCAAAGATCATTTCATT GAACTTGACTACCCATGGCTTAACCGGGGAGATACAGGAATCCATATCAAACCTAAGTACTTTACAAGTTCT TGATTTTTCTAACAACAGCCTGATTGGTCCGGTCCCGGAATTCCTAGCTCATATGACAAGTTTAAAAGTCAT AAATCTGTCAAGCAATTTGCTATATGGTTCAATTCCTACTAGTCTCCTAGATAAAGTGCAAAGAGGATTGGTTTCACTGAG CATCGAAGGAAATCCTGGAATATGTTCCTCTGCTTCATGCGCAACCACaaacaagaagaagacgaagacgaaaaCCATGGTTATTGCATCAGTTGCTGCATCAATATTTTTGATCTTAGTCATTTTTTTAGTTATCCTCAAGAGGAGAGCCAAGCTTGGTCGTTATCCCAATTCAG atgatgatgataataatcTTCAGCAGTGCAACAATCAAAGTAGCTTCTCAGAAATGGCAAACAACATGTTCACGTATGAAGACTTGGCGCAAGCGACCGATAACTTCTCCAATGTCAACCTCATTGGCCAAGGCGGGTTTGGTTATGTTCATAAAGGAGTTCTTCCCGATGGAACGGAGGTTGCGATTAAGCAGCTTAAAGCTGGAAGAAGACAAGGGGAACGGAAGTTTCGGGTAGAGATATAG
- the LOC125580044 gene encoding uncharacterized protein LOC125580044, with the protein MRIWDQQRSNFCSYSFGYDAESDSEQCGGGEERRRTRKRLKISVPHFDNSAIIKTFSKTLTGRCMNPEEQEMKALISNLSKIWKLEERVVGSDLGFGKFQFDFDKEEDIEGVLKLQSFHFDYWMFSLARWQPKKSSLYPSEITFWVRVIGVPVEFKTVPTFESIGEAIGRAVAVDLDHSRVQVVVDAFKEICFETKVDFTGGEFYDGDQEVPVSLRYEKLFGYCQVCGSLC; encoded by the exons ATGAGGATTTGGGATCA ACAAAGATCAAATTTTTGCTCTTATTCGTTTGGCTATGACGCAGAGTCAGATTCTGAGCAATGCGGGGGAGGTGAAGAACGGAGAAGAACTCGCAAACGTTTGAAGATCTCGGTGCCCCATTTCGATAACTCAGCTATCATCAAGACCTTTTCCAAAACACTGACTGGAAGATGTATGAATCCGGAGGAGCAGGAGATGAAGGCTCTGATTTCGAATCTCTCGAAAATATGGAAATTGGAAGAGAGGGTAGTTGGTTCAGATTTGGGTTTTGGTAAGTTTCAGTTTGACTTCGATAAGGAGGAGGACATAGAGGGGGTTCTTAAGCTTCAATCCTTTCATTTTGATTACTGGATGTTTTCCTTGGCGCGCTGGCAACCTAAGAAGTCCTCGCTCTACCCGTCGGAGATAACCTTTTGGGTTCGAGTTATAGGAGTTCCGGTGGAGTTCAAAACAGTACCCACTTTTGAGAGCATTGGTGAGGCGATTGGAAGGGCGGTGGCTGTCGATTTGGATCATTCTCGTGTTCAGGTGGTGGTCGATGCTTTCAAAGAGATTTGTTTCGAAACCAAAGTAGACTTCACAGGCGGGGAGTTCTATGATGGTGATCAGGAAGTTCCGGTATCGTTGCGTTACGAGAAGCTATTTGGATATTGTCAAGTTTGCGGCAGTCTTTGTTAA